AACAGAAGCTGAAAGGTGGACTCCGGCTGGAATCGCTGGAACAGATCCGGCGGGGCGGTGAACATGGCCCTGTATTAAAAGACAGCCTGCCGGAAGAAAGTGAATTGTATAAGCGGCTGATTTTATCAGAAAATGATGAACACCGCATGCCGCCCAAAGGCAAACCGCAACTGGCGCCACAGGAACTGGAGCTGCTCTACTGGTGGATAGCACAGGGAGCACCCACAGGCAAAGCTGTAAAGGATCTGCCGAAAACAGCCCGCATACAGGCAGTACTGGCCGGCATGGTCCCTTCACGCCCGCTGGATAAAAATGAATTCGTACCTGAAGTAGCCGTAAGTAAAGCCAGCGAAAAAAGCATAGCGGCCCTGGAAGCCAAAGGCGTAAAAGTAATGCCGATAGGCGCAGAAAGTAACTATGTAGCGGTCAGTTGTATCAACGCAATTGATTTCAACGACAAGGACATGGCATTGCTGCTGCCTTTACAGGCACAACTGATCTGGCTGGACCTGTCGGGTACCGGTATCACAGACGCCGCCTTCCCCACCATAGCCAAGCTCTCCAAGTTGACAAGACTGGAACTAAAACATACTGCCATGAAAGGGAATCTTCCTGATCCACTGGCAGCCTGCACTGAACTCCGTTATCTGAACTTCACCGGTACAAAAATAGCTGACGCCGGAATATTATCTCTCGGAAAAAACAAAAAACTACAACAGATATACCTGTATCAGACAGGCATACAGCCAGCTACTATGCAGCAATTACAACAAACCATGCCTAAATTGCTGATAGATACCGGGGCGTCTCAGATGGAACAACTGGCATCGGATACAACCGTCTATAGAAGGATTCAATCCTGAATAAACAACATTACGCAGGTCGGACAACCTGCGTAATGTTGTTTCTCCAAATCTTGTTATATTCGGTGTACTGCCGTTGTCATGACAAGAAATACACTGATTCTTATAATCGTTTGCTTTAGCTTACAGGCATATGCCCGGCAGGAACCACCTGTCGACACGATCCTGACTATCCGCCCTCCCAGGGGCATCCACAACCGGATTTTGCATTATCTCAAACACACCAACGAGGTAAAGCAAAAAAAGAAGCTCGACTACAGTATTATAGGTGGTCCCATCTACACACCTGAAACCAGCCTGGGTATTGCCGCCATGATTGCCGCACAATACAGTACTGACAGCAGAGACAGCCTGTTGCCCGTTTCCAATATTGCCATTTATTCATCCATATCCCTTACCGGTTTTTATGGTATCGGTATTAACAGTACAACCATCTTTCCGCATGACCGGTTCCGTTTGGCCGTGAAAGCGTCTTTCAGCTCCCGCCCGGATAAATACTGGGGTATCGGTTACGATGCCGGCAATAACAAGAACGGCTATACGGACTATTTACTGCTGACAGAAAAAATACAGGCCGATTTCAGTATAAATCTCAACGGGAAATTATTTGCAGGTATTGGTTTGCAGGCACAAAACGGCCATGCCACCCGCATAGATACCGCTGGAGGTAAACCCCTGATGCAACCGGAACGTGTATTTGGTATGGGTTTGGGACCTTTTTTTGTCTACGATACCCGCGACTTTATTCCCAATCCCGCTAAAGGGGTGTTTGTCCGGCTTGGTTATCGCACCTATCCTTCTTTTCTAGGCAACAAAGCCGTTTTCTCAAAATTTGAGGTGCAATTCAACTGGTACCGTCAACTATGGAAAGGGGCCATACTGGCTACTGATTTGTATGGAGATGAACACAGCGGCGATGTGCCCTGGAATATGATGTCGGAAGCCGGCGGCTCCAACCGGCTGCGCGGCTATTACGAAGGGCGTTTCCGCGACAAAAACATGATAGCCGCACAAACAGAGCTGCGGCAAAAGATTTATCGCCGGAGCGGCGCTGTTGCGTGGATAGGCGCCGGCAATGTATACCCGGAATTTAAAGTCTTTACACTCAGCCAGTCGCTCATCAGCTATGGCATCGGCTACCGCTGGGAATTTAAAAACCGTGTCAATATCCGGCTGGACTACGGTATGGGAAAAGACCAATCCGGTTTTTACTTTGGGATCAATGAAGTGTTTTAATAAACAGGTTACTTCTCTCCCCTGTTTCCTTCCATCTGTTTAATAATATTATTTACTTCTGCTTCGGTAGCACGTAATTTCTGCTGACAGAACTCAATCAGTAAAGACGCGCGCTTTACTCTTTCTGCCAGTATATCCACGGAAACGGTTTCGTTTTCTATTTCTTCTGCTATCATTTGCAGCTCACTATAAGCGGCTTCATAAGTCAGTTCCTGGCTCATCTTTTATATTTTTTGCGGTGATGGTGGCCTCCAGTTCAGCATCCTGCAGCAATACGCTGATTTGACTGCCGGGTGAAAGGGAAAGCGCATTGTTTATAATTTTTTTATCCTGGTATATGATGGCGAAACCCCGCTTCAGGATGTTGACAGGACTCATCAGTTTAAACAGGGTTTCGTAGTGTGCCAGTTCTCCCCGTTTACGTTGTGTATACAGGCGGTTAAAAGAACGCAGGTTACCCAACAGGTTGGCCAGATCGTTTTGCTTACCGGCTACGATAATACGGGGCTTCGACAACACCGCATTGGATACGCTGATCAGCTCCCGGTGGCGGTTCAGCAAAATAGACCTGGAAGCATTCAGTACGGCGCTGTTGTAACCATGCAACACTTCTTTATGCGTGTTTAAAATGGTCCTGGATTGATTGATCACAGCGGCATTCAAAGAAGCCAGTGCCTGGAAATGCCCGGAGAAAAGCTGCTGCGATTTTATGAGAATCGTTTGTTGTATACCCACCACCGCATCTTCAAAAGATTTATTATGTGCGATGATCAATTCCGCTGCTTTCGTAGGCGTTTTTGTGGGACTGTGCGCCATCATATCCGTGATGGTTTCGTTTTTCTGATGACCTATACCTGTGATCACCGGGATAGGAAATTTGGCTACCGCCCTGCCCAGGATAAAGGTATCAAACAGGAGGAAGTCGGTTTGCGCGCCGCCGCCACGGATGATAACAACCGCGTCGTACGGAACACGGCTGTTGTAGATATCGATAAGCCGCTGTTGTACCAGTTCCGCTTTGTTTTCTCCCTGGACAACCGTAAAATACGTATCTATCTTAAACGTATAGCCGAAACGGTTATGATCCAGCGTATGCCTGAAATCCTGGTAGCCCGCGGAATTACCGGAAGTGATCACAGCAATCTGCTGGATCACTGCCCCGAAAGCCAGCTGGTTGTTGCGCGTAATATACTGGTCGCCCACTTTACGGATGAAGCTTGCGCACTCCGTAGTAAGGCGGATGAGGGTTTGTTGTTTCTGTTGTTCCAGCAGTCCGACTGTAAAGCTGGTATCAATATCCAGCAGCGTGATCTGTAGCCCATGCACCTGGTGATAGCTGACGGCAACCCGGATCAGTACATGAATATCATTTTTAAACTGCTGCCCTGTAACGGTTTCAAATTCCCGGATGCGGATGGCGCCATTTCCCCAGGCCACAGCAGATACTTTGGCTACGATGGTACTGGAACCTTCTTCTTTCTCCACCAGGTCAAAATAATGATACCCTTTTTGCTGATAAAAAGAGTGATTGGTTACATCGGCTAATACCCAATAGGTTTGTTCTGCAAACACTTCGGAGAGTGCCTGCTGAATTTTGCCGGTAAGTGCAGAAAGTTTTATGGATTCGGATGCGATCATGGCGTTCGGTAAAGATAATGAAAAGCATGTTTGTTCATCACCGGAGCAGCGTTCATGTCATTTCCGCTAAAATGCCCTTATAAATACCTCCGGGAAAATCAGGATGATAGTTTTAACTTTGGCAGCATGTCATTGTTAATCACATCATTGAATTCGGGCAGTAACGGCAACTGTTATTACATTGGTAATAACAGCGAAGCGGTACTGGTGGACGCGGGACTCTCCTGCCGGGAAACGGAAAAGCGGATGCTCCGGTTGGGATTGTCGATGGATAAAGTAAAAGCTGTATTCATCTCACATGAACATATAGATCATATCCGGGGTATTACGGTGATAACAAAAAAATACCGGTTACCGGTATACATTACGCCGGGAACACTCACCGGCGGCAGATTGGTATTGAACGAGCAACTGGTGAGTTCATTCACCGCCTATGAGCCTGTACAAATAGGCGGATTATCTGTGACCGCCTTTCCCAAACTGCACGATGCATCAGAACCACACAGCTTTATTGTGAGTAACCAGGAAGTAAATATTGGGGTCTTCACAGATATAGGTGCGCCTTGTGAACATGTGATCCGTCACTTCCAGCAATGCCACGCCGCCTTCCTGGAAGCAAATTATGACGAGCAGATGCTGGAGCAGGGAAGATACCCGTACTACCTGAAGAACCGCATCCGTGGAGGGAAAGGACATCTTTCCAACAAACAGGCCCTGGAAATATTTGTCAACCACCGGCCGGCATTTATGAGTCACCTGCTGTTGTCCCATCTTTCGCAGGACAATAACAACCCCCTCCTCGTACAGGAATTATTTGATGAACACGCCAATGGTGTGAAGATCGTCGTTGCCTCGCGCTACGCAGAAACAGCGGTTTTCCAGATCCATGCCACCGGCATCCCCTCCTGTGAAATGGTGTAAGCGGGTATCCGCTGGCATGTTTTATGGTTATCATCAGTAACTATAAAACTTTTTAGCCATGGAAACATCAAAACAAATCATCGAAACTTTAAATGATCTGATTGCTATCAATAACGACCGCATAGCCGGCTATGAACAGGCGTTGAAAGAAACGACCGCTGAAGATGCAGACCTGAAGGCACTTTTCACACAAATGATCAGTGAAAGCCACGATCTCAGGAATGCACTGGGCGTGGAAGTACAGGCTGCCGGTGGTGATATGGAAAAGGGCGCTACCGCAAGCGGTACAATTTACAGAGCATGGACGGACCTGAAAGCAGCCTTTACCGGCCATAACCGTCACGCAATACTCTCCAACTGTGAATCCGGCGAAGATGCGGCCCAGAGAGCCTATAAATCGGCTCTGAGTGACGACATTCCAGGTTACATACGGACACTGCTTACCCAACAGCAACAAACACTAAAGGCTTCCCATGACAAGATCAAAGCACTCCGTGACCTGGTAGCCTGATTTCTTGCCCATAATGTGGACTTAAAACAACAACCGGGATAAGGATTTCAATAAAAAGCAATAGGCTCAGCCTGCGTTTTATTGAAATCTTTATCTTAATAACCTCCTCCTTTTCCATTGCGGAAAAAATCCTTCCCACACTTTATTTTTTATTAAATTAGTATACTGATCAGTATCCCGGATCATTATAACCCCAACTAATAAACTGCATTGTTATGCTTTCATGGATTCGTATATCAGTGAGATTTATTTCTCATTTGCTGAAGGCGCTCTGGCTGTTCTTTCCAGGCATCATTTTCCTGCTGTTTATCTTTTTTATCAGCTGGACACTGGATCAGGGGAAAGACGTTATTGTTGCTTTCACAGAAAATGAATACCGCATCCGCATCATTTTCTTTTTAGCCATTGGCTTCTGGGGATATGTGAGCTGGTATTCCGCACGGATCGTTGCATACATCAAACGATCAAAACAGATTACAGACTTACAGGAAGACGCACTTATATCTGCCGGGCAGGCCGCTTCCGCTTACGATACCCGCAACGATTATTTCAAACTCAGCCAACCCTTCCTGGACGAATTTCCCCGCATTATCGGCAACAGCTGTTTCCTGTTCCTGGAACTCGCATTGCTGCAATCACCGGCATTGCTGCATCCGATAGGCATCGGCAAAGCCTGGATATTCTTTGGCGCGGGCCTGATAGGATTATACTTTTTAAACAGACCATTGGCGAAGATGGCCATCAAACCTTACTTCCGGACACTGTTCTACATCCTGCTTTTTATATGGCTTATTCTTGCGGTGGCGGCCAGTTTCATTCCACATACGAGCATCCTCGTGCTGCTTGGGTTACTGCTGCTGTTGCATGCGGTATTCCTGGTGTATATACACCTGCGGCGGTTTGACCTGGAAGTAAATACAAAGAAAACCCTGCTACGCTCTCATACCTGGCTGGACAAAGTGATGGATTTCTTTTCCATTCCACTAAGTGAGAAAGGCTATTTCCGCTGGTTTATTATTATCAGCGTTGGCGCGCTCCTGGCCTATATCATGTCGATCTTTAACCTGACCTTTGCCCGCAAAACAGGTCCCTTTCCATTTCTGCTGCTGGCCTTTGGCATGTTGCTCCTGTTTGGTAATATCGTCACGGCTTTTTCCGTGCGTTACCGGATCAGTTTTCACTTCCTGTTTATCGTAATCGCCCTCATTTTCGGGCTGAAAGAAACGCATTATGTAAAGCTGATCAAGGCAGCAGGTAATGAAAACAATTATCTCCAGCGCCCATCACTGGATACTTATCTGCGGGCATGGCTGCATAGCAGGCCGATACCGGCAGACAGCAGTTATGATGTATACTTTGTCATGTCCAACGGAGGTGCTTCCCGTTCTGCCTACTGGACCGCTGCGGTATTGGGGAAGATAGAAGATTCCACCATCAATCTGCATAACAACGACCGGTTTTCAAATCATATTTTTTGTTTGTCCGGCACTTCCGGCGGGGGCGTGGGCGTAGCCACCTTTTTCGCTTTACTGAGAGATAAAAGCCAGCAGGCGCCCTTATATGCCAGGTCGGCCATGGCATACCTGAAGCAGGACTATTTCAGTTATACATTTGCCCGGATGCTGGGACCGGATTTCTTCCGGTATATTATCCGGATTTCGCGGAATGCCGACAGAGGCGCTGCGCTGGAAGAGTCTTTTGAGAAAAGTATGGACGTTGCCGGCGACTCCCTTTACCGGGTACCTTTTGACGCTGCCATGTCTTCCTTTCCGGCCATAAAATCAGGTATAACGGTAATGCCTATACTTTGTATCAATACCACCCGTATGCAGGATGGCAACCCTGGTGTAGTCACTAACCTGCGACTGGATTCAGGCATCTTCAATAACCGCGTAGATGTATTGAACCTGCTACGGCATGATTCGGACATCACCATCACTTCCGGCGCCATACTGGGCGCCCGGTTCCCTTATTTAAGTCCGGCCGGCAGAATACAGAACCAGTATTTTGTTGATGGCGGATACTTTGATAATTCCGGCGCCGGTGTAATCCAGGAGATCATCCGCGGCATTATAAATATTGCAGAAGATGATCGTCGCATACATGGTGATACCAGTGCGCTGTATCAACAGATCAGCCGGTTAAATTTCAAAGTGCTGCATATTACCAACAGTCCTGTAATCCCCGACGGCGAAGCGTTTCAAAGTGTGGCACCGGTCAAAAATGATCTCTTCGCTCCTGTGCTGACCATCGTGGGCGCCTATGGCATGCAGACTACGGTTAACGATATACGTTTATCTCATTTCATCAGCGATATCAGTACCTATTATAACCGGAAAGCTTCCTATCTGCAAATTCCTTTGTACAAAGACAGCCTGGAATGGCAACAGGACCCTCTACGGGCAAGGTTTCCGGACCGTGAGCCTTCTTACACCATGAACTGGTTCATGTCTGATACAACGATCAGAAGGATTGATAAAAGACTTACCACAATCAGTATGATTGATACGGTGATAGCCAG
The Chitinophaga sp. MM2321 DNA segment above includes these coding regions:
- a CDS encoding c-type cytochrome domain-containing protein; translated protein: MRLLADAGSWSMFMGRSHPLVVHLPIGILIIAFVLAVLARSSGRASLKAALPPVLLAAAISAVYSCIAGYMLSLDGGYDDQLLQTHQWLGIGVAVISILLYILEKIAIRKGPVKLQLPLFLVMVLLLSAAGHYGGSLTHGEDYLTKAMPPGLRKLTGNDTRSTHVATYTNIGDAKLYEDLVVPVLTERCYGCHNEQKLKGGLRLESLEQIRRGGEHGPVLKDSLPEESELYKRLILSENDEHRMPPKGKPQLAPQELELLYWWIAQGAPTGKAVKDLPKTARIQAVLAGMVPSRPLDKNEFVPEVAVSKASEKSIAALEAKGVKVMPIGAESNYVAVSCINAIDFNDKDMALLLPLQAQLIWLDLSGTGITDAAFPTIAKLSKLTRLELKHTAMKGNLPDPLAACTELRYLNFTGTKIADAGILSLGKNKKLQQIYLYQTGIQPATMQQLQQTMPKLLIDTGASQMEQLASDTTVYRRIQS
- a CDS encoding BamA/TamA family outer membrane protein, with amino-acid sequence MTRNTLILIIVCFSLQAYARQEPPVDTILTIRPPRGIHNRILHYLKHTNEVKQKKKLDYSIIGGPIYTPETSLGIAAMIAAQYSTDSRDSLLPVSNIAIYSSISLTGFYGIGINSTTIFPHDRFRLAVKASFSSRPDKYWGIGYDAGNNKNGYTDYLLLTEKIQADFSINLNGKLFAGIGLQAQNGHATRIDTAGGKPLMQPERVFGMGLGPFFVYDTRDFIPNPAKGVFVRLGYRTYPSFLGNKAVFSKFEVQFNWYRQLWKGAILATDLYGDEHSGDVPWNMMSEAGGSNRLRGYYEGRFRDKNMIAAQTELRQKIYRRSGAVAWIGAGNVYPEFKVFTLSQSLISYGIGYRWEFKNRVNIRLDYGMGKDQSGFYFGINEVF
- the xseB gene encoding exodeoxyribonuclease VII small subunit, with protein sequence MSQELTYEAAYSELQMIAEEIENETVSVDILAERVKRASLLIEFCQQKLRATEAEVNNIIKQMEGNRGEK
- the xseA gene encoding exodeoxyribonuclease VII large subunit — its product is MIASESIKLSALTGKIQQALSEVFAEQTYWVLADVTNHSFYQQKGYHYFDLVEKEEGSSTIVAKVSAVAWGNGAIRIREFETVTGQQFKNDIHVLIRVAVSYHQVHGLQITLLDIDTSFTVGLLEQQKQQTLIRLTTECASFIRKVGDQYITRNNQLAFGAVIQQIAVITSGNSAGYQDFRHTLDHNRFGYTFKIDTYFTVVQGENKAELVQQRLIDIYNSRVPYDAVVIIRGGGAQTDFLLFDTFILGRAVAKFPIPVITGIGHQKNETITDMMAHSPTKTPTKAAELIIAHNKSFEDAVVGIQQTILIKSQQLFSGHFQALASLNAAVINQSRTILNTHKEVLHGYNSAVLNASRSILLNRHRELISVSNAVLSKPRIIVAGKQNDLANLLGNLRSFNRLYTQRKRGELAHYETLFKLMSPVNILKRGFAIIYQDKKIINNALSLSPGSQISVLLQDAELEATITAKNIKDEPGTDL
- a CDS encoding MBL fold metallo-hydrolase gives rise to the protein MSLLITSLNSGSNGNCYYIGNNSEAVLVDAGLSCRETEKRMLRLGLSMDKVKAVFISHEHIDHIRGITVITKKYRLPVYITPGTLTGGRLVLNEQLVSSFTAYEPVQIGGLSVTAFPKLHDASEPHSFIVSNQEVNIGVFTDIGAPCEHVIRHFQQCHAAFLEANYDEQMLEQGRYPYYLKNRIRGGKGHLSNKQALEIFVNHRPAFMSHLLLSHLSQDNNNPLLVQELFDEHANGVKIVVASRYAETAVFQIHATGIPSCEMV
- a CDS encoding PA2169 family four-helix-bundle protein: METSKQIIETLNDLIAINNDRIAGYEQALKETTAEDADLKALFTQMISESHDLRNALGVEVQAAGGDMEKGATASGTIYRAWTDLKAAFTGHNRHAILSNCESGEDAAQRAYKSALSDDIPGYIRTLLTQQQQTLKASHDKIKALRDLVA
- a CDS encoding patatin-like phospholipase family protein, whose translation is MLSWIRISVRFISHLLKALWLFFPGIIFLLFIFFISWTLDQGKDVIVAFTENEYRIRIIFFLAIGFWGYVSWYSARIVAYIKRSKQITDLQEDALISAGQAASAYDTRNDYFKLSQPFLDEFPRIIGNSCFLFLELALLQSPALLHPIGIGKAWIFFGAGLIGLYFLNRPLAKMAIKPYFRTLFYILLFIWLILAVAASFIPHTSILVLLGLLLLLHAVFLVYIHLRRFDLEVNTKKTLLRSHTWLDKVMDFFSIPLSEKGYFRWFIIISVGALLAYIMSIFNLTFARKTGPFPFLLLAFGMLLLFGNIVTAFSVRYRISFHFLFIVIALIFGLKETHYVKLIKAAGNENNYLQRPSLDTYLRAWLHSRPIPADSSYDVYFVMSNGGASRSAYWTAAVLGKIEDSTINLHNNDRFSNHIFCLSGTSGGGVGVATFFALLRDKSQQAPLYARSAMAYLKQDYFSYTFARMLGPDFFRYIIRISRNADRGAALEESFEKSMDVAGDSLYRVPFDAAMSSFPAIKSGITVMPILCINTTRMQDGNPGVVTNLRLDSGIFNNRVDVLNLLRHDSDITITSGAILGARFPYLSPAGRIQNQYFVDGGYFDNSGAGVIQEIIRGIINIAEDDRRIHGDTSALYQQISRLNFKVLHITNSPVIPDGEAFQSVAPVKNDLFAPVLTIVGAYGMQTTVNDIRLSHFISDISTYYNRKASYLQIPLYKDSLEWQQDPLRARFPDREPSYTMNWFMSDTTIRRIDKRLTTISMIDTVIARMGR